One Candidatus Peregrinibacteria bacterium DNA segment encodes these proteins:
- a CDS encoding transposase, with translation MIAGDPDHGMHFVLTGGEVSDVKVGKQILRDYSFPKTVDHLAMDKGYSCYKVLELCEEKGITQSFLQRQK, from the coding sequence ATGATTGCTGGAGATCCAGATCATGGGATGCACTTTGTTTTAACAGGTGGTGAAGTGAGCGATGTGAAAGTTGGAAAACAAATTTTGAGAGATTATTCGTTTCCAAAAACAGTAGATCATTTGGCTATGGACAAAGGTTATTCATGCTACAAAGTTCTGGAGCTGTGCGAAGAAAAAGGCATAACTCAGTCGTTCCTCCAAAGGCAAAAATGA
- the secG gene encoding preprotein translocase subunit SecG: MQTTILIIQQVIGVLLILLILIQEKGSGLGEAIGGVGGTYQSTKRGAEKVLSRTTVLFLFIFLGLSLTLNFI, encoded by the coding sequence ATGCAAACCACCATTCTCATCATTCAACAGGTTATCGGCGTACTGCTCATCTTGCTCATTTTGATTCAAGAAAAGGGAAGTGGCCTTGGGGAAGCCATTGGAGGAGTAGGAGGCACCTATCAAAGCACCAAACGGGGGGCTGAAAAGGTTTTGTCCCGCACCACAGTGCTTTTTTTGTTCATTTTCCTAGGACTTTCACTCACGCTTAACTTCATCTAA
- a CDS encoding transposase, translated as MYQMLTDEQFKLIQPYFPKPRKPEKIPLKRCMDAICYVLKTGCAWRQMPYDYREKENDWHTIYTRYKRWSESGLFGQMLRALEVADVLQVRIAFLDSTTNRAHHSAAGAMKKRGHKR; from the coding sequence ATGTACCAGATGCTAACGGATGAACAGTTCAAACTGATCCAGCCTTATTTTCCAAAGCCCAGAAAGCCTGAAAAGATTCCACTGAAACGTTGCATGGATGCCATTTGTTATGTACTTAAAACAGGGTGCGCATGGAGACAAATGCCCTACGATTACAGAGAAAAAGAGAATGACTGGCACACGATTTATACAAGATACAAACGGTGGAGCGAATCTGGACTTTTTGGACAAATGCTTAGAGCACTTGAAGTAGCAGATGTACTTCAAGTGCGAATAGCTTTCCTGGACAGTACAACAAATAGAGCGCACCACAGTGCAGCGGGAGCCATGAAAAAAAGGGGCCACAAGCGTTAG
- the tnpA gene encoding IS200/IS605 family transposase has product MKKLRKSSHAVFICDYHLVWPTKYRRKIFNEGVLAFLQEVMKDIPKYYPELVVKEVNTDLDHVHILISIPPQIAVGEVVRIIKANTARELNIKFPFLRKVDWGREVFGRQVTLPPQLGLTRRSFESISNNRAKKMRAKRSLN; this is encoded by the coding sequence ATGAAGAAGCTACGAAAAAGCTCACACGCAGTTTTCATCTGTGACTATCACTTAGTTTGGCCGACCAAATACCGTCGGAAGATATTCAACGAAGGTGTGTTGGCTTTTCTGCAGGAAGTGATGAAGGATATTCCGAAGTACTATCCGGAACTGGTGGTGAAAGAGGTAAACACGGATTTAGACCATGTACATATTTTAATTTCCATACCTCCACAAATAGCAGTGGGAGAGGTGGTGAGAATAATAAAAGCCAACACAGCTCGTGAGTTGAACATAAAGTTTCCGTTTCTTAGAAAAGTGGACTGGGGACGAGAAGTATTTGGTCGGCAGGTTACTTTGCCTCCACAGTTGGGATTAACGAGGAGGTCATTCGAAAGTATATCCAACAACAGGGCGAAGAAGATGCGGGCCAAGCGCAGCTTGAACTAG
- a CDS encoding phage holin family protein has protein sequence MSILYTLIANGLALFFASQILDGLTFTGGIPTYLIVAALISLLNLILKPILKVLSFPLIFFTGGLFLIVINALILYLAQYLLTVMDFTGLSMSVDKPLTYLLAAAIFGVANWLIHWFLKDE, from the coding sequence ATGAGCATTCTTTATACCCTCATCGCCAACGGACTCGCCCTCTTTTTCGCAAGCCAAATTTTGGACGGTTTAACTTTTACGGGCGGAATTCCCACTTACCTGATTGTAGCGGCTCTCATCAGCCTTTTGAATCTCATTCTAAAACCCATTTTAAAAGTCCTTTCTTTCCCTCTTATTTTCTTCACAGGAGGGCTTTTCCTCATCGTCATCAACGCTCTCATTCTCTATCTGGCGCAATATTTGCTCACCGTTATGGATTTCACCGGCCTTTCCATGAGCGTGGACAAACCCTTGACCTATCTGCTTGCGGCAGCTATCTTTGGCGTCGCAAATTGGCTCATTCACTGGTTCTTAAAAGACGAATAA
- a CDS encoding class I tRNA ligase family protein — protein sequence MYRPIDPKTHLPDVEHKHLEYWKAAKIFERSVEQRKGCEKYVFFDGPPFANGLPHYGHIMANALKDAVTRYFTMRGYYVPRTNGWDCHGLPVEYEIEKELGLSGRKDILEMGVEQFNTKCRESVFRYTAQWEELLNRIARWVNIDDSYATLDADYMESIWWVFKTIWEKGMVYQDFKSMHTCPRCATPLSNFEVSLGYKDVTDLTVTAQFQSKKDPNLYFLAWTTTPWTLPGNAALAVGPDIDYVRVNKDGKSFILAKALLEKHFELDGLTIEEEVKGSQLVGETYEPLFSYYQNAKLPGIENCWKVIAADFVTTEDGTGIVHIAPGYGEEDHLVGKKRALP from the coding sequence ATGTACCGTCCTATTGATCCTAAAACGCACCTGCCCGACGTCGAGCACAAACACCTAGAATACTGGAAAGCTGCCAAAATTTTCGAACGCTCTGTTGAGCAAAGAAAAGGATGCGAAAAATACGTCTTCTTTGATGGACCTCCCTTCGCCAATGGCTTGCCACACTATGGCCACATCATGGCCAACGCCCTCAAAGACGCCGTAACGCGTTACTTCACCATGCGCGGCTATTACGTCCCTCGCACCAACGGCTGGGATTGCCACGGACTCCCAGTGGAATACGAAATCGAAAAAGAACTGGGACTTTCAGGACGAAAAGACATTCTCGAAATGGGCGTGGAGCAATTCAACACCAAATGTCGCGAATCCGTTTTCCGCTACACCGCTCAGTGGGAAGAACTTTTGAACCGCATCGCTCGCTGGGTGAACATTGACGATTCTTACGCCACCCTCGATGCCGATTACATGGAATCCATCTGGTGGGTTTTCAAAACCATTTGGGAAAAGGGAATGGTTTATCAGGATTTCAAGTCCATGCACACCTGTCCCCGTTGCGCGACGCCACTCTCTAATTTTGAAGTGTCGTTGGGTTATAAAGATGTGACCGACCTCACCGTCACCGCACAATTCCAGTCCAAGAAAGACCCCAATCTTTACTTCCTGGCTTGGACCACCACACCTTGGACTCTGCCCGGGAACGCCGCCCTCGCAGTGGGCCCCGACATCGACTATGTGCGCGTGAACAAAGATGGAAAATCCTTCATCCTAGCCAAAGCTCTGTTAGAAAAACACTTTGAACTCGACGGCCTCACTATTGAAGAGGAAGTCAAAGGCTCTCAGCTTGTGGGTGAAACCTACGAACCGCTTTTCTCTTACTACCAAAATGCCAAACTTCCTGGCATCGAAAATTGCTGGAAGGTGATTGCGGCCGACTTCGTCACCACAGAAGATGGAACAGGCATCGTGCACATCGCTCCCGGCTACGGAGAAGAGGACCACCTCGTGGGTAAAAAGAGGGCATTGCCGTGA
- a CDS encoding isoleucine--tRNA ligase has protein sequence MIQHVNMAGLFEPEVTDFAGKFVKGQEQNIAAWLEEHKKLFKKENHRHSYPHCWRCDTPLLNFATKGWFVRVTEIKDKLLANNQKIHWQPDHIQEGRFGKWLEGVRDWNISRNRFWGCPIPIWECESCKAQDCIGSVEELGKRNGGKLPQRDGQLDLHKPYIDEVTLPCEKCPGTMKRIPEVLDCWFESGAMPYAQLHYPFENKEEFEKNFPANFIAEGLDQTRGWFYTLHVLATLLFDKPAFQNVIVNGILLAADGEKLSKRKKNYPDPSGLFESKGVDTTRMFLYSSTAPLAEDVRFSEQAVEDLMKKFTLTLWNTYSFYVTYANIDKVQPTLMEGEPKHKLDQWILSRLNGIMEETTKNMEEYNLTKATRPLIDFVDELSNWYVRRSRRRFWKSENDGDKVEAYQTLYTVLVKFSQLLAPFMPFLSDEIYRNLTGAESVHLTDWPTVNNAQIKPELDKEIALARRIVNLGHAIRGAKKIRVRQPLAKVTVGLPKSINPEVVLLQKEVILEELNVKDLEILKDAGEVAEFVALPNAKLLGPKYGKDVQRIIQEAKAGKFEVLPDHSVKVAEFTLLPTEIELAFKGKEGFDVESEEGTVVALDTQVTDELYAEGLMREVVRLVQDARKEAGYEVSDRIQLQLKTNGKLESAIITWQDLIKTETLTEDLQLSGDMDYDLEKTFEIDGFSATLAVKKR, from the coding sequence GTGATTCAACACGTGAACATGGCCGGGCTTTTCGAACCTGAAGTCACTGACTTTGCTGGAAAATTTGTAAAAGGCCAGGAGCAAAACATCGCCGCTTGGCTGGAGGAACACAAAAAACTCTTCAAAAAAGAAAACCATCGTCACAGTTACCCTCATTGCTGGCGCTGCGACACACCACTCCTGAATTTTGCCACCAAAGGCTGGTTCGTGCGCGTGACCGAAATCAAGGATAAACTCTTGGCAAACAATCAAAAAATCCACTGGCAACCCGACCACATTCAAGAAGGTCGCTTTGGAAAATGGCTCGAAGGTGTGCGGGATTGGAACATTTCACGCAACCGTTTTTGGGGCTGCCCCATCCCAATTTGGGAATGTGAAAGCTGCAAAGCTCAAGACTGCATCGGTTCTGTGGAAGAACTGGGTAAGCGCAATGGCGGAAAACTGCCTCAGCGAGACGGTCAGCTCGACCTCCACAAACCCTACATCGACGAAGTGACTTTGCCTTGTGAAAAGTGTCCCGGAACCATGAAGCGCATTCCTGAAGTGCTCGACTGCTGGTTTGAATCCGGAGCCATGCCTTATGCGCAACTCCACTATCCCTTTGAAAACAAGGAGGAATTCGAAAAAAACTTCCCAGCCAACTTCATTGCCGAAGGGCTGGATCAAACTCGCGGCTGGTTCTACACCCTACACGTGCTCGCCACTTTGCTCTTCGACAAACCCGCCTTCCAAAATGTGATTGTGAATGGAATTTTGCTGGCCGCCGACGGAGAAAAACTCTCCAAACGCAAAAAGAATTATCCCGACCCCAGTGGCCTTTTCGAGTCCAAAGGCGTCGACACCACTCGCATGTTCCTCTACAGCTCCACCGCTCCGCTCGCCGAAGACGTGCGTTTTTCGGAGCAAGCTGTAGAAGATTTGATGAAAAAATTCACCCTCACTCTCTGGAACACCTACAGTTTCTACGTGACTTATGCGAACATCGACAAGGTGCAGCCCACTCTCATGGAAGGGGAGCCCAAACACAAACTCGATCAATGGATTCTTTCTCGCCTCAACGGCATTATGGAAGAGACCACAAAAAATATGGAGGAATACAATCTCACCAAAGCCACCCGTCCGCTCATCGATTTTGTGGACGAACTTTCCAATTGGTACGTGCGCCGCAGCCGTCGTCGTTTTTGGAAATCCGAAAATGATGGAGACAAAGTCGAGGCCTATCAAACGCTCTACACGGTGCTGGTGAAATTCAGTCAGCTGCTGGCACCCTTCATGCCCTTCCTTTCTGACGAAATTTATCGCAACTTAACGGGGGCAGAATCCGTGCATCTCACCGACTGGCCCACCGTCAACAACGCTCAAATCAAACCGGAACTGGATAAAGAAATCGCGCTGGCTCGTCGCATCGTAAATTTGGGTCATGCCATTCGCGGAGCTAAAAAAATCCGCGTGCGTCAACCGCTGGCCAAAGTCACAGTCGGTTTACCCAAATCCATAAACCCCGAGGTGGTGCTGCTCCAAAAAGAGGTGATTCTCGAAGAACTCAACGTCAAAGATCTTGAAATCCTCAAAGACGCTGGGGAAGTGGCCGAATTTGTAGCCCTGCCCAACGCCAAATTGCTCGGTCCCAAATACGGCAAAGATGTTCAACGCATCATCCAAGAAGCCAAGGCCGGCAAATTCGAGGTGCTGCCTGACCATTCTGTAAAAGTAGCCGAATTCACTTTGCTGCCCACTGAAATCGAACTCGCCTTCAAAGGCAAAGAAGGCTTCGACGTGGAATCCGAAGAAGGAACTGTCGTCGCGCTCGACACTCAAGTCACCGATGAACTCTATGCCGAAGGCCTCATGCGTGAGGTGGTTCGACTGGTTCAAGACGCCCGCAAGGAAGCCGGTTACGAGGTCAGTGATCGTATCCAACTTCAACTCAAAACCAATGGCAAACTTGAAAGCGCCATCATCACCTGGCAAGACCTCATCAAGACCGAAACCTTGACTGAAGATCTTCAACTCAGCGGAGACATGGACTACGACCTCGAAAAAACTTTCGAAATCGACGGATTCTCTGCTACACTTGCGGTGAAGAAACGTTAA
- a CDS encoding dCTP deaminase produces MILSDHDIKIAIQSGRIAVESPENDHEKNIHASSMDLRLGKWFKVYEHSKFPVLDPLKMGSFQGLTKLVEITNPEEPFIVHPGDFVLGVTIEKVKLGDDIVARVEGRSSLGRLGIIVHSTAGFIDAGFEGTITLEITNINRMPVALYPGMRVCQLAFEEMSSPADVPYNKKASSKYQGQSLPEESRLTIDPEFDKVKLAA; encoded by the coding sequence ATGATCCTCTCCGACCACGACATCAAAATTGCCATTCAAAGCGGCCGCATTGCCGTTGAATCGCCGGAAAATGATCATGAAAAAAATATTCATGCTTCCAGCATGGATTTACGTTTGGGCAAATGGTTCAAAGTGTATGAGCACAGTAAATTTCCCGTGCTCGATCCCCTCAAAATGGGCAGCTTTCAAGGACTCACCAAGCTCGTAGAAATCACAAATCCTGAAGAACCCTTCATCGTTCACCCAGGCGACTTTGTGCTCGGCGTAACCATAGAAAAAGTAAAACTCGGCGACGACATCGTGGCTCGTGTAGAGGGCCGCAGTTCGCTCGGGCGTCTCGGCATCATCGTACACTCCACGGCCGGCTTCATCGACGCCGGATTTGAAGGAACCATCACTCTTGAAATCACCAACATCAACCGTATGCCCGTAGCCCTTTACCCAGGCATGCGCGTGTGCCAACTCGCTTTTGAAGAAATGAGCAGTCCAGCCGACGTCCCTTACAACAAAAAAGCCAGCTCCAAATACCAAGGCCAATCCTTGCCTGAAGAAAGTCGCCTCACCATCGATCCGGAGTTCGACAAAGTTAAATTGGCCGCCTAA
- a CDS encoding transposase gives MKFPWEYNKNIYAYRNEIERLFHRMKNYRRISTRYDKLDLMYASFISLCLVALLLKVLC, from the coding sequence ATGAAATTTCCGTGGGAATACAACAAGAACATTTATGCCTACCGCAACGAGATTGAACGCCTATTTCACCGAATGAAAAATTACAGAAGAATTTCAACTCGCTATGACAAATTAGACCTGATGTATGCCTCCTTTATCTCCCTCTGCCTTGTGGCACTTTTACTCAAAGTCTTATGTTAA
- the ppcA gene encoding phosphoenolpyruvate carboxylase: protein MFNLLHDRKIPSLMATQHPDNACAPFWSDTPFINTHLEVEEIYQSFFGLGCDEYMWDWEGKFADEGMIERLLTNHFEAFKQEQLGRDRFITLRIPNIWEEKTFKLARAYMSVLSAAEFMKSLNLYTPPVFELILPMTKSADQLLHIQKTFQKTAQLHEQIFCEEDSSACNRFGEDYIHIIPLFESVDDLANCAEVLTEFLRLHREHFKKDPPYLRVFIARSDPALNAGFVPAVLASRLALREIARMEKETGIPMYPIIGSGSLPFRGGINPENLEKVLPQYEGVQTVSIQSAFRYDYPQEEVKTALQYIQKTLPSLKAPDFDDATFEKLKTLMHLFKDVYHPTLEAFAPTINAMAKHVPARRERVQHVGLFGYNRGVGEVKLPRAISFTAACYSLGVPPEFIGTGRALKKAKAQNLLDLLEQHFFTLRSELHHAGKYLNIENLEHYAKSESWAKEILEDVHLCQEILGIELGPQKPNHFLHRNLTSSILYKQELGLDFQEDLVEAAVMRKSLG from the coding sequence ATGTTCAATCTTCTCCACGACCGCAAAATCCCGTCGCTCATGGCGACTCAGCATCCCGACAATGCCTGTGCACCCTTTTGGTCGGACACTCCTTTCATAAACACTCACCTGGAAGTGGAAGAAATTTATCAAAGTTTCTTCGGCCTCGGCTGCGACGAGTACATGTGGGATTGGGAAGGCAAATTCGCCGACGAAGGAATGATCGAACGCCTGTTGACCAACCACTTCGAAGCCTTCAAGCAGGAGCAACTGGGTCGCGATCGCTTCATCACTTTGCGCATCCCCAACATTTGGGAAGAAAAAACGTTCAAACTGGCTCGTGCCTACATGAGCGTGCTGTCTGCTGCTGAATTCATGAAATCGCTGAATCTGTATACGCCACCCGTTTTCGAGCTCATTTTGCCCATGACCAAGAGCGCGGATCAACTCTTGCATATTCAAAAAACCTTTCAAAAAACAGCCCAACTTCACGAACAAATTTTCTGCGAAGAAGACTCCAGCGCTTGCAATCGTTTTGGAGAAGATTACATTCACATCATTCCTCTTTTTGAAAGCGTGGATGATTTGGCCAACTGCGCCGAAGTCCTCACCGAATTTTTACGCCTGCACCGTGAACACTTCAAAAAAGACCCTCCTTATTTACGCGTATTCATCGCTCGCTCAGACCCAGCCCTCAACGCCGGTTTCGTGCCTGCCGTTTTAGCTTCTCGTTTGGCTTTGCGTGAAATTGCTCGCATGGAAAAAGAAACCGGTATTCCCATGTATCCCATCATCGGCAGCGGATCTCTTCCATTTCGCGGAGGCATCAATCCTGAAAATTTAGAAAAAGTGCTGCCTCAATATGAAGGAGTACAAACCGTTTCCATTCAATCCGCTTTCCGTTACGACTATCCTCAAGAGGAAGTAAAAACAGCGCTTCAATACATCCAAAAAACACTCCCAAGCTTAAAAGCGCCCGACTTTGATGATGCCACTTTCGAAAAACTCAAAACTCTGATGCACTTGTTCAAAGATGTCTATCACCCCACCCTCGAAGCCTTCGCACCCACCATCAACGCCATGGCCAAACACGTGCCAGCTCGCCGTGAACGTGTGCAGCACGTAGGTCTCTTCGGTTACAATCGAGGAGTAGGAGAGGTGAAATTACCCAGAGCCATTTCCTTCACAGCCGCCTGCTATTCTTTGGGCGTCCCACCCGAGTTCATTGGAACAGGTCGAGCACTCAAAAAGGCAAAAGCCCAAAATCTTCTCGACCTCTTAGAACAACATTTCTTCACTCTCCGCTCTGAATTGCACCATGCCGGCAAATACCTGAACATAGAAAACTTAGAGCACTATGCCAAAAGTGAGAGCTGGGCTAAGGAAATTTTAGAAGACGTACACCTTTGCCAAGAGATACTAGGCATCGAACTCGGACCTCAAAAGCCCAATCATTTTCTGCACCGCAACCTCACCTCAAGCATTCTTTACAAACAAGAGCTAGGCCTCGACTTTCAGGAAGATCTTGTAGAAGCCGCCGTGATGCGGAAGAGTCTGGGGTGA
- a CDS encoding pyridoxal phosphate-dependent aminotransferase — protein sequence MRHSLVHPSAHLLRYEIREIVDFVQRLTELDPSLKIENENIGDPIAKGWPVPTFMKELIKEEVDKPGDLVFGYTHSRGAIPVRKWIADYSRRFSPNSELDYEDVLITSGLGAAISMMYQMLPKGARILQPSPAYPTHGAFESFSEGEEALTYKLDPEKGWEPDLADMENQIVQHPEVAGILIINPNNPTGAIYSAETLEKIVQLAEKYQLMILSDEIYFRMIYNAYVFPQITEIAKNRVPLIVMRGLSKDVPWPGGRSGWVEFHNVNLDADFKKYADSVKRRALLEVCSTHLPQVVMPRVYDHPEFAGWLKQNNELLERNSRVITEKLSTVKGLKVNPANGAFYMMPIFEDGVLKAHQSLPIANEELRKFVEEKTADPDMALDKRFVYYLVASTGICVVPATGFFSPYYGFRVTTLTRDPQRLDAIYATLAKAIEAYLGS from the coding sequence ATGCGCCACAGCCTTGTTCATCCTTCTGCTCATCTGCTCCGTTATGAAATTCGTGAAATTGTGGATTTTGTGCAGCGGCTGACGGAGTTGGATCCTAGTCTGAAGATTGAAAATGAAAATATTGGGGACCCCATTGCGAAAGGTTGGCCGGTGCCGACTTTTATGAAGGAACTCATCAAAGAAGAAGTGGATAAACCTGGTGATTTAGTGTTTGGTTACACTCATTCACGCGGGGCCATTCCCGTTCGCAAATGGATTGCTGATTATTCTCGACGTTTTTCCCCGAACAGCGAACTCGACTACGAGGATGTGCTCATCACTTCTGGTTTAGGAGCGGCCATTTCGATGATGTACCAAATGCTGCCAAAAGGAGCGCGCATTTTACAACCCAGCCCTGCCTACCCTACTCATGGGGCTTTTGAATCTTTTTCTGAGGGGGAAGAGGCGCTCACTTACAAGTTGGATCCAGAAAAAGGATGGGAGCCTGATTTGGCAGACATGGAAAATCAAATTGTTCAACACCCTGAGGTGGCGGGTATTTTGATCATCAATCCTAACAATCCCACGGGTGCGATTTATAGTGCGGAAACTTTGGAAAAAATCGTGCAACTCGCTGAAAAATATCAGCTCATGATCCTTTCGGATGAGATTTATTTCCGCATGATTTATAATGCTTATGTTTTCCCTCAAATCACGGAAATTGCCAAAAATCGTGTGCCGCTGATTGTGATGCGTGGGCTTTCTAAAGATGTGCCTTGGCCCGGTGGGCGCAGCGGTTGGGTGGAATTTCACAATGTAAACTTGGATGCCGATTTTAAAAAATATGCGGACAGTGTGAAACGGCGTGCCCTTTTGGAGGTGTGTTCTACGCACTTGCCACAGGTGGTGATGCCACGTGTTTACGATCATCCTGAATTTGCTGGATGGCTGAAGCAGAACAATGAACTGTTAGAGCGCAACAGTCGGGTGATTACGGAAAAATTAAGCACCGTGAAAGGACTTAAAGTGAATCCGGCCAATGGAGCTTTTTACATGATGCCCATCTTTGAAGATGGCGTTTTGAAGGCCCATCAAAGTTTGCCCATCGCCAATGAAGAGCTGCGTAAATTTGTGGAAGAAAAGACGGCTGATCCCGACATGGCCTTGGATAAACGTTTTGTTTACTATCTTGTGGCGAGCACTGGTATTTGTGTGGTTCCGGCGACCGGTTTTTTCAGCCCCTATTATGGATTCCGCGTCACAACATTGACACGCGATCCCCAAAGATTGGATGCGATTTATGCAACGCTGGCAAAAGCTATTGAGGCGTATTTGGGGAGTTAG